Sequence from the Sulfuracidifex tepidarius genome:
TGGTTCCACCATGTCTGCAGTGTTGATAGTGCTGGTGAATTCATGGATGAATACACCTAACGGTTTCAACGTTGAAGAGTTCGTCACCACGGGAAAGATAACCGATGTGAATCCCATAGCTTCCCTATGGCCTCCTGCAGCAAGCGCCGAGGTCCCAATGGTGATAGCAGGTGCTTGGTTTGTGGGATTCGGAAGTTTGACAGGATACTTCGCCTTCAGGAAGCTCTTCAGTAAACTAAATCACGACGAGAACGAGTACTACAATAGAGGACTTAAGCTGTCACTCTTTCTTGCTTCATTAGACGCACTTCTCTTGGGTTGGAGCGGAGACAACGCTGGAAAGGTACTTTATTCCGAACAACCGTTGAAGCTAGCTACCCTTGAGGGAGTTATGAAAACCGGTGCAGGAGTTCCTATGACTGTGGGTCCTATTTCCATACCAAATGTATTGAGTCTACTGTCCACTTGGCCTCCGAACCCAAACGCTGTAGTGCTAGGTTACTCTAGCTTCGTGAAAGCAGTTCAAGACCCGATATGGTGGATATCCCATGACGCTTACGACCTTCATGCAACTCTTGGAATTGTTGGTGCCCTAGTATTCTGGATTCTGGCGTCATTCACGTTCTTCAGACTACCCAGGATGAAGAAGGCTTTCGGCTTCCTTGGTCTGGATAACCCGCTAGAGAGGAAGCTTCCTCTATACGTTGCACTAGTTGTGGGATGGCTTCAACTTTTAGCGTGGGAGTCAGGATGGGTAGCAGCTGAGACAGGAAGACAACCCTTCGTCATCTGGGGACCTATGGAGGAGACTTCAAGCGGTTTATATACTATACAAGCAGGAATGCTTACCACTCAGGGTTTCAACAACAATCCCGACGTTCTGCCAATAGGAATAGCAATAATGGCAGCTCTAGTTCTTGCAGTGCTGGGAACTCTTTATATGCTGAGAAAGTTGTTCATGGGAAGGGACGTGAGCAAGGACGTTAAGATCAGCGAAAACGAACTCAGCGTATCCGTAAAGACCGCAGGTCCTAGGACATCTATACATGGGAATACCGCTGAGGATAAAGGAGAAATGAAGGATAAGGGTGAGCTAAAATGAATCCTTATGTTTTACTGTTCTTCGTTCCACTCTCCTGGTTCGTCGCCATGTTTATGATGGAAGTAGGTTCCCTTGTTATGCTACCGGTGTGCAAGTTTGATAAGTACAAGGAGAAGATGAACTTGGTTGTGGGTTCAATATGGGCTATAATTGCAACATCTCTCGTTTACCTTGTGGTTTCATTGGACGGTCTATTCGCTCCTGTTATGTTCGCTACCGGTGAGGCTCTATTCGGACTTCTCATGGTTCTTATCGTAGTTTTGGCTTTCCATCATTACCTTATAGGGTCGGCTGAAGGAGCCGAATCCGTTGAGAAAGACGAAAGCTCCAAGAAGTATCTGTTGCTTGCAACTCCATTTGCATTAATTGTAGCTCTCATAGGTAACAGTCTCTTCACCTCAGTGTTCAGCGGTTACGGGATAGGGCTCAGCTTACCGCTCTCCACTGTGGCAAGTGTGTTGGAGAATCATCAACTCTCAGTGGTTATGCATAACTCTCTTGGAGTTCAAGTGTTTTACCCAGAATATACGACCATGATATTTAACGCGTTTAACTGGGTGTTCTTCTTAGGCGTTGTGATGTACGTAGTCTTCTTCACGGTAGCTTTCTACGGAATTAAGGAAAGGTTCGCTTTGGGTGCATTATCCTTGAGCTTAGCTAACTTGCTCTTCCTCACTAGCAGTTACCTTTGGTTACCTTTAGTTTTTCAAAATGCAATTAGAAACGTTGGTTTCTGGATTTATATTGCATCGCTTTACATAGTGCTTTACTTGTCTACCCACGACATGTTACCTTTCAAACAAGCTTGGGTATTCACGCTAACGTTCTTAGGCGGAATGATGTTTGGGTTATTCACAGAGGGTAATATACTGGTGGACGCTGTAAAGGGAGGGATACCGGCATCATTGCTGTTAACCAACCCATCCATGCTTGAAGCTGGAGCAATCATGGTTGTTCTCATAGGGATTCTAGCTATGGGAGGAGTAACTGCCGTTTCATACGAAATATTATTCAAGAATTCTCTAGAAAAAATGGAAACTAGAAAGACACAGCAGAGTTAAGTTACAAAAGGAGAAAGCGACGTTATAAATTTAAGCTTCTTTGCTTTTTCTCTTTTTTAAAGAAATATTATTTATTTTTGTTAATCTTCTTTAGATTTTTTCTCTTCATTATTATTTTTGAAATTTTTTCTTCTTGTTAGCCATGGATATATCTGTTTCTAGAACGTGATATGCATGTATAACTTATCCATTATGCCCACAGAAACTCCTCTGCCTTCAAAGAAGGAAAAGACATGCATGTATAAAATCTGCCATTAACGACTAAGTTTTGGACTACACTCGAAGGAAGATAAGGAAGATAGATTCTCACCTTGGTGGAGTTTCCTATTCCTTAGATATTTTATAAGCGTAAAAACCAGAACTAAGATCTTAATAACGATGAAGTCGGTAACGAGGAAGAGTTCTATCTAAGTGTATTCTCCCGGGTAGTTACTAAAGCGAGAAGGTCAACATTTCTAAATTTCTGAATTCCTTAATCAACCTGCTAATAAAATGAGATATATCATCGGAAGGTATGAAGCAAGATTATACATAGCGGAAATTATAATATTATAAAAACCGATATAAAACAAGGCATTGATACCTTGTTGAAGACATCAGATCCAGAGAGGGAGGAGTAACTCTTGAAGATTAAGATAAGGAATCACGCATTATATTTTGTGGGAATTTTCTCATATATAGTGTCCCTAGTCCCCTTCCACGTCAACTTTGAAAGAGCTCTCCTCCTGCTTCCCGTGGTGTTGATAAACCTCCCTGTGTTGGAGTACCTTCAGCCGAAGGTGATGTCCCTCAGAATGAAGTGGACGGATGCAGGATTAGCTATAGTGACTGGAGTTCCATACATTTTCATGATATCTCCCCTCATGGTTGTGCCAGTCCTTTCGCTTTTCCTTTCCCTTCTTCTTTTCAAAGAGCGAAACACTATGCTGGGAAACGTCATGGGGACTACCTTCGTGGTATCGCTCTCCCTTGTATGGGGAAATTTTGTGAAGAACCAATTTTTGTTACCCGATGTTTACTGGATATTATACATTCTCACTGGTGCACTTTACGTGGAGTATAAGATACCCTTCAGGAACCTTGATAAGAAGGTTACGTCAATTGTATGGATGGTTGTTGTAACAATGCTAGTCTACCTTAGCATAGACAGTCCTCTCCTCCTCATTTCCTTGATTGAGCCTTCCATTCGGTTCCTAAATCCAGGGGATAAATTAAGGTCTACAAAAGAGATTTCGACCATGGGAAGGAACATAGCGAAGAGGGACGCAATCTTCCTAGTAATCCTGATTATTACTTCTGTGTTAGCGTTTAAGTGAGTTGAGAAAGAAGAGCTTTCTAAGTAGAACGTACGCTGAAAAAGTCATAAAAACGACGTATCTTCCGTGTCATTATCAAAGTAATATCAAAGTTTGTCATTATTTAGATGTCCCTTTATCCTCTCTTATGAACTTGATTTTTAATTTTACTAACTCTAAGAGAAATTTACATGTGAAGGACTTAATAATATTGAGCGATGAGAGTGGTATGGAGCTCTTAATCAAGTAGTAACGGATTTAGGATATATACGAATTAATATCGTATTATAGAATATATTCCAAAATAAGAGACTTAAGCTAATTGTCAGTTACGTTGCGTAACAATACAAGATGTTACTCAATTTTTCAACGGAGCTGAGGGAGAAGACGTAAAAGAAAAGACAAGTAACTAAAATCAACACTATAAACAGTTCATTAGAGGAAAGAGTAAAGTGCATAATCCCTGCACCTTTGAAGAATTATCTAGCAATGTCAATAAGCTTAATGATTATATTAAAGTTTAAAAAATAATAACACTAAATAGAAGATTAATTAGAAGGACATCGTATCAAAAAGAACTTTAACTTAATTATAGTAGAATTTATCAAAGTTAATATTATATAATCACATATCGAGAATTATATAAGTTAGTAGCATCGAGCCTAAGTTTTCGCCCAAGAAAATTGATATCCTAAATATAACCTCTCATTTTATTATAAGCTAGAATCATTCACGTTAGATTCTTAACTGTTAATTTTTCATAGAAATCCTGTATTAAGTATAAAGAGAATAAGGAAGCTTCATCTTCCTTCATTTAGGGGTCGGAAATAAGAGATTATTCTTAAATGTTAAGATCTAGTAAATTTAAAACTATGAATAAACTTTAAAGATGAAATTAAAGGAAGAGTGACACCCTTAAAATCAGAGAAGTTGAGCTTATACATCACTTATACATCATACATTTACTGAACTGAAAGGTAAGAGTGAATCTTTACTACTTTTAACTGAAAGGTCTTCTCTCCTATTTTTAGCTTACTTTCATGGGTGAAGATCTCCGCTGAAAGACGAAAAGTGGAGGGAAAGAAACAAATATTTTTAATAGAAAAATATGCCATAAATATCAGAATGATTTTGTCGGAAAGGACTTATAAGGCTATTGTAATAGGGTTCTTTTTAGCTTTAATAACATCAATTTCATATAATATACAAGATAATATTACTCATTTAGACTTATTGCCGTCAAACGTTACAATTTTGTCTAACACGGTGCCTCAGAATGGTTCTTTAAATACTTCGTTTCAAGAGATCAATTCATCTCAGGGAATCAATATAACATCTCCTACTTCCTCATCGAATTCTGAATACTATGCTTCTTATGGTTCTCCTGTGAGCATGACACTAGGCTTTAACGGTAACCTATATATAGTGCATCACGGATCGTCAAGCATAGAAATAGTTAGCCCTTCCACTATGAGACCTGTATCAACCATATCGTTTCCATATTCATCTTACCCTACGTTTGTTTGTTACAATCCTTCTCTCGACGAGGTTATAGTTACCTTGAGTGGAACTAACCAGATCGCAATAATCTCCCCTAATAATCAAGTGAGGTTTGTGAACACGGGAAACAGTCCTATTGCAGTTGCATATGACCCTGTGAATCATGACTTTATAGTTGCTAATACAGGTGAACCTAACGGCTCCTTCTTTATAAATGACTTCATTAATTCAAGTATTTATATTTATAACCAGAATTTCCAGCTCCTCAAAGTAATAAGTTATGGATTTGAAGCACCCCAAACCATAGCTGTATCCTCTAACGGAGATGTATTCGTAGGTTTCGAGAGTGAGGACTTTGTTTCAGTCTTAAATCCTGAATTTGAATGCATAAAGATCATCAATTCTTCAAATGACGTAGATCAACTCATATATGATAATTATGATAATACAATCTATGGATCCAACTTAAATGGTTGCATAATAACTATAAATCCGAGCTCTCTTACCTCATCCTGCATAGAAAATCCTTTAGTCAATATTTCTTTTGTGATGTATAACTATTATGAAAAACTTTTTTCTATAGCAGCATTACCTGGAAATCAGATAGTAGAGACTAATGAACAGAATAGCCAGTTAGTAATATTTTCAAGTAATAATATAGAATTTGAAACAAATGTGAGTCATCCTTTATACGTTATTTACGATAACCTAAACGACCATATTTACCTAACTAACGAAAATAACGAAGTTATAGAGATGACTCATTCTGGTGGGTTTGAAGAAGCTCTCAATATGTCAAGTTAGAACATGAAGTGTGTATTTTTCCTGGTTCTATATTGACATCTCTATCCTTTTCGCTTAATTTTTTCCTTTTTTACTTTTATCTCCCTCTCTTTTTCTACTTGCTTTACTAATGGATTCCATCAATCATTTATCTTTATTCCATTATATTTATATCATACAATTCAAGTATTAATATATATAATAAGCAGTGAATATACATAACTGAAAGAAGATAAATTAATATAGAGGATTAGTTTCTTAATAATGTAGAGCGGGATTGACTTTTACTCCTAGGAAGGCCTTATATTCGCTTCTAGTTATCGGAATAATAGGAATTCTTTATTATCTTCTAATTCAACAATCAGTAATAACTCTTACCATAAGTATTCTTTCAATTATTACTGGAATTATAATTCAGCCCAGACGATATAAGCCTGGTAAGAGAAGAAGTTCCAGAAATTCCAGTGTTAGCGTTTCTGATATGGTTCAACAAGACGAAGTTATTCCTAGCCCAAAAGCTCCAGTTTATGAAAGTAATTTTAGTATGGAGAGGAGTGATATGAGTACACATAGACTTAACTGCGACTTAACCTATAAGGTAGAGGAGGAGGATGGAGATTATTCTACCGTGTTGATTCGCGTCAAGACAGACGTAGATGGAGTTAAGGACGATGTAGATAAGATAGTAATGTATGTAGATGGAATTATCTCTGATCTAAGAAAAGATGGAAGAGGAGAGTATGTTACCAAGAAAAAACTCCAGCCTGGGAATCATAGTGTTTACGTTAACATCTCAAAAGGGCTATCAGATACGGTGAGAACTTTCAACGTAAACATCAGAGACGTGAGCAACCTAGAGCTAAAACTGAATACACAGCTTGAAGGTGATGAAATCAGAATAGATATTTGGACCAAACTGGAGGATTCATATATAGATGTATACTCCATAAGGGCATTTGTAAATGGAACCCCAGTAAATCTTCAAAGGGTAAATCAAGGTATTTTAAGAGGATATCATAAGCTATCTAGAGAAGGGAGACTCAAGGTTGAGGCGTTCTGTAACTACAAAGGAAGAACATTCTCTACAATGTCATTTGTAGAAGTGAATGCAAGTGATGTAATCATGAATGCCTCGGTTGATAACGATAAGATTATACTCAAGTTAACAAATTCAAACGGTTTCAGGATAGATCTAGCAGACATGAAGATGTTTATTGACGATTTAATTATAAACCCAATTAAGATAGATCAAGGAATTTACCAGACCTCGACGTTATCTCCAGGTAGGCATTCTATTAGGGTAAAGGGTGAGTTCCTCGGCAAGACGGTCGACGTAGCGAAAGAGGTAGAAATCTCAGGTCAAATTAGATCGTCAGAATTCAATCCTAACTTGCTTTTGAACAGAAGATTAGGAAACGTTAAGCTAAATGAGTTGATCTCTGAAGGTGGTTTCGGTTATGTGTTTAGGGGAACGGATGATGGTGAGGAAGTGGCGGTAAAAATATTAATACCTGATAAGATTTCCTCAATAGATAGGTTTATAGATTATATAAATTCTCTTTATAAAGAAGCATCCTATCTCATACAGTTATCAGCTAACAGTTTAGGGATAGTTAGGATAAAGAAGTTTCATCTTGACGTGAACTATAAGATGCTAGACAACCTACGCGGGGACAACTTAGTGGATTTAATAAATGATCCTCCTTATCTAGTAATGGAACTGATGCGTGGAGGATCTCTAAACAATTATATGCTTTCACTATCTTCTAAGGAAAGGAAGGATTTGGCGAAGATCCTTATTTTCTATGTAGGAAATGCGTTGAAGTCTCTCCATGATATAGGGATAGTGCATAGTGACATAAAACCCTCAAATATTCTCCTGAGCTCTTCTCCTAGTTCAGATAGCTTAGTTACAAAGATAATAAACGGTCAAATTAAGGTTAAGCTTGGTGATCTAGGTAGCGCTGTAAAGAAGGGTGAGAGTGCACTCACATATTCCTTATACTCCTCATTCGACCAAATGGTATCAGTTGCAATGACATCCATGAAAAATCCTAACGTGACCAAGTTAGGAGTATTCCCAGAGGACGATGTATATGCATTTGGATCAACACTTTATTTTCTCGTAAATCAGAAGGTGTTAAACAATGTGAACATACATGGAAATAGTGTTGATATTGACAAATGGGTTGCGAAAAATTATGATCGTTTCAGGCATGCAAACTCAAGCAACTTCTTTACTGTTTACAATGATGTGATGAATGAAGCTTTAGAATTATGCGAGCACAGAGAAGTTACTACGGACAGAAGCCAACTTGATGAACTTATCCTGATGATGGTTAACTGTGACAAGAGGAAGAGACCTTCTATCGATGAGATATTGAGAAGAACTTCATCTCTATAAACACTTCTTTTCCCTTATAGTTCCTACACTAAACTTCTTTATAGGATTAGTCTTCCTAGCTTTTGAAGCAATAGTCCTAATTGGTGAATGTTCGACCTAGAACCTCTATAAATTTTCTCCTCTTTTTTGAATGAAAATGAGATAAATAATAATAGTTTGTGTCATTTATTCCCTTTTTATTATTCTTAGTCAAACTTATACTATTTCAATTATTTCAAAACAATCATTAAACCCGTTTACCTACTCTACCTGAAACTCATCAGTGGAAGGGACATCTTAGCCATATGTTATCCTTTTGTGGATAGCACTAACAATTTAACTGAAATAGCTTTAAGGTTGTAAGCTCAAGCCGTATAATATGTAAAGATTCTCGTTATTAATTGAACTTAAAGAAAAGTAGATGTAATGATGTAATGTAAACTAAACATGGATAAAGAAATCAAAAGTTCTTGTGTCAGAAGATTTATGTGAGCTTCGCTAACTATTGGCGTTTTATAGTTAGTAATAATAGACCTAGATTTCAATCATATGTTAATCGGTTACGCTTATTAACTAAAAAATTAAAAATATTATTCTTATGTGACTGTTTTTCTAAATACTTTTAAAAGCATTCATAATATTTATTAATATATAAATAGTAAAATTTAGATAATTAATTATATTATCTAATTCTATCTAGATCTATATAATCACAAAAGTGCAGGTCAACTAAAAGTCTCTGGCGAAAATAGCCGTTAATTTTCTTTATGTTCAGACATGAGATCTCTTACTTGAATACCCCATTAGAGAAACCAGAAAGTCATTACTGCCGAGAGAAAGTAAGGAAACTGCTATACTTTAATTAAAATTCTTTAATCATTGAATTTTACTTATAAATATATCGAAAATCATTTAAATGTCTTAATTATCTCTTGGACGAATTTAAGTTTTCGTCACATCATTTACCCAGAGAAATTCTAAATAGTTTTGAAAGTGACTTTAACATATGACAAAAAAGAAGATCATCGTGGTTGGAGGAGGAATTGCAGGAATGGGAGTAGCGAACACCTTATCCGAAAAGATGAAGGATAAGGCGGAGATCACGGTTATAAACAAGGAGGACTTCTATATATCAGGTCCAAGTAGGCCTCTGCTGTTGACCGGGGAGCAACAATACGGAAGAATTATCAGGGGCTATGAAAACGTAGGCAGTAAGGGTATAAAAGTAATGACAGGAAACGTAAACAAGGTGGACCCTGATAACAGGAAAGTTTACGTTGCAGAATCAACCTTCGGGAACAAGGTAAGTGAGGTAAGTTACGACTATCTAGTTCTAGCCCCAGGAATAGTATTTGACGGCTCTGACATTGTAGGATACGACAAGTGGTGGTGGAAGAACACTAACGTATATGACCCGGGAAAGGTGAACGTGCTCAAGTCCAAGCTTTGGAGTGACAATGAAGGGTCTGTGGTTATTTATGCGCCTAAGGCTCCTTACAGATGTGCTCCAGCACCAACGGAGACGGCAATGCTGGCTCATACTGTCCTCTCAAATAGAGGAGTGAGAGGAAAGTTCAACATAGTTCACATTGACGCTAATGATAAGACTCAACCTCCGTTCATAATGGACGTGTTAAAGCAGACCTATGAGAAGGCTGGTATTCAATTGGCTACTAACCAAGAGTTGTCAGAGATCGCAGAAGACTACGTTGTCACTAAATCCGGTGAGAAGTATAAGTACACTGTATTAGCTCTGCTAGAACCTAATAGAGCTCCAAAGTTCGTGGAAGAGGCAGGCCTAGGTAAAGGTTTCATTGATGTAAGGTCTCCCCAAGACTTGAGACATCCTAAGTATGACGATATTTTATCTGCCGGAGACGCTGCTAAACTTCCGTTCCCAAAGAACCAGGAGATAGCCTTTGAAAGCGCAATGTTCGCGTCTAACAAGATCATGGAGATGGAGGGGTTGACTGAGAAGGTACCAGTCCAATACGCGTTCGTGGGTTGGGCTTACATGGGTAATCTTGAGGGTAAGCTTGAGAGTTGGAGTTTGCAGTTTCAACTTGACTTGACAGTTCAACCTCCTAAACCAACAAAGGACCCACAGCTTAAGAGGGACTATACGCTGCAGAAGGACAGATGGGAACAAGCCTACCTCGAGAAACTTTTCGGGTACAAGGCTGTATAAATACTTTATCTAGTATTTTTGTGTATTTTCTTATATCTTAATCCTATTCTCTTTTTATTTTAAGTCTTTTATTTTAATTTATAGATTTCCTCAACGGGCCATTTGTGCTATATTTGGACTATTTTAAATTTCATTATTTCTAAATTGTAATATAAGATAAAAATAATACTCTGCCTTAAAATTGATAAATTATCTTTGAAGTAGTAATGGAGTATCTTTTTTTCTATATTGATAGTATTACTATACTTTAAGCATAATCTGAATTAGTTGATTTTTATATATTGTATTTCTATTTAATTTTAATAATTTAATAGTAGGTAATCTAGAATTGTATATATTTATAGTAGTATATTTTCAATAATAGTATTGTTACTTTCAATTTTTCTTATAAAAAGTACTACTTAGAAGGTTAAATTTAAAGTTGAATTTATAGATTAAAAGTTTAAAAATTAAGAATAGATAAATAAAATATCTCTTATTATTTTTATAATATTTACAAAATATACGTGGAATTATTTCCCCTGTCTCCTATATAATCTATTATGTTTCAGTCACGTTTTCGTTCAAGTTAATCTTTGGAAATGTGCTCATGTGGATAACGTAGTATATAGGAATGGCGAAGACCCAATCTGTTGACGTCATCTCAATAAGCGTGTCCCCGACAATTATTGGTTTCTGCCTTATAATGAAAGGAGCCCTGAATATATTAATTATCTTTCCATTTATTGACCTAATACATAAAATACATGTATAAAACATACGGGGGAAAGAGAGGTTAACTTCTAGACCTCCAAGGCATCAGCCTGAGGACATGTTCACGGATCCATTACTAACACTTGCATATATCACAAGAGTGATAATCCAAACCCAGAGTCGTGACGACGTTTACCGACAGTACTGTATCGATGTAAATGTCCCCGTTACCCAATGTCAGGTAGCATACTACCTTCATAATACCGAATGAGGTTCACTTATATATTACCGTTGTCTGAAGAGACGTTGAGATTACTCAACGCGTTCACCAGTGGTATACCACCGTTTTCTGACTTCACAATTGCTCTAGAACTTCACGTCATTTACACTGACGTCCCCGTTATTATCGTTAATGCAGATAATAGGAGCGTTTGTGTACGTCACCTCTATATATACGTCTATATATCACGTTAGGGAAACAAGATGGGAACATAGTCAGCCTCACAGAGGGTCACTTTAAAAAGTTTATAAGTAATCCTTATTATATTCTATTCCTTATCTCTTCATTCATGAAATCACACAACCGTGACTTGAAAGAGCAATCGAAGATAACGAGGGAAGGATGTATATCGAGAAAAACTGAGATCTATCTTCATGTAGAGCTTGCCCGCATTCTAGAAGGTTGGAGCACCACCTTTAAGTGGGTGTTTTTCCTGTGAATTGGATCCGCATCGCACTTCTCCTATTCCTGTCTCTTTCACCGATTCAGGCTTACCTAGCCAGCTCTTACAGCTCTGTGACCACCGGTGACAGCACACTTACTCATGACTATTACCTCTACTGCAACGTTACAGTATACAATGGCCAGTCCGTCTACGTCCAACTGAAAGCGTCTGCCCCGGTCACTTTGATGGTTATGAACCAACATCAGTTCGAGGAGTTCTCTCAGGGCGACAAGTATTCATCCCTTTACAGAGAGGTCACGCAAAGCCTCGACAGTGACTTTGAGGTTTTAGGAGGGGAGTATTATGTTGTTGTCTACAACAACGTTGTGAGCGTCACTGTGAGCGTCCATCTCAGTGCCCATGCGTTACCCATAGAACCGCTGGTCTATCACTCCTCGCTTCCAGCGCCAATAGGACTGGGCTTCTACGGTATCGTGAACGAGTCGGGGAGAATAACGGGGTTTGTGACACCGTACCAAGAGGCGATAGGGTATGCGACCGTATACTCCATATTAGCCTACAACGCCACCCCTCCTAAAGGAGTAAACCCCTGGGGGTCTAGCCTACAAATGAACGCAGTACTACAGGTTAACACTACACGTGGTACTTATGTTTACTGGCTACAGAACGTGGTGGAGTTCGTTACGGACAAAGACGCCTATTGTATAGAGGACAATGTGTGGAACTATTCGAGTGGAAAATCTACGCTTACCAACACAAGTGTCACTGGAGAGGGTTACGTGTATTTCCTTGAGAGCAGGGACGAGTACTACTACGCCTCGCCAGACATCCCAGCGAACTACTCGCTCCCGTTCTCTGTCGTCCTTTACACAAAGCTTGTCTCAATCACTCCTGAATCTATAAATGTCTCCTTCGGGTATAACCTCGGCTCTGGGGTCGTGTGGTACGACAACGTGACGATACACCAGACGGATACTATCTCGGCACTCCTGCTCGTTAACCCGTTCAATGCTACGCCTAGTGGCGATCCATACGACCTTGACTTGGTCTTCGTAGGAGAAGGCAACTACGAGTATACCTATTTCGAGCAAATGAACGCTAGTTTGGGGCTGCAGATGGTTTTACTAAACGGAAAAGTTGTAACCCCGTCTCCTCTATATACATTCGGCATGACTGGGGAAGAAGCAGACAACCTCAGGGTAATCGACGTGGATGGAAGGGCCTTCGTGATCCCCGGGAATAACACCTTCTGGAACCAAGTAAACGTGAAGGAGCTTCCAGAGCTCTACTTCAGACAAGGGGGTAACAATCCGTCTGTGAGCAATATTTTGTCCACTTACGGCTATACCCTGGGATACTTGGTTTTCTTTTTAGTGGTCTTCCTCATAGTGCTCTCGGCGCTCCGCAGACTTATCAGAAGAAGGAGGAGACGT
This genomic interval carries:
- a CDS encoding cytochrome ubiquinol oxidase subunit I, producing MGLFVFDRVLAAFTMGTHMLFTYWAISLPIFIVTAEYLAYKRNDPYYMALAKRFSVVMAVLFAVGSAAGAAIAVEFITVWYRWMYIVNEVDILPFEIEVMAFFSEVIFLSLYLYGWDRLSRTAHMVLGLMVGVGSTMSAVLIVLVNSWMNTPNGFNVEEFVTTGKITDVNPIASLWPPAASAEVPMVIAGAWFVGFGSLTGYFAFRKLFSKLNHDENEYYNRGLKLSLFLASLDALLLGWSGDNAGKVLYSEQPLKLATLEGVMKTGAGVPMTVGPISIPNVLSLLSTWPPNPNAVVLGYSSFVKAVQDPIWWISHDAYDLHATLGIVGALVFWILASFTFFRLPRMKKAFGFLGLDNPLERKLPLYVALVVGWLQLLAWESGWVAAETGRQPFVIWGPMEETSSGLYTIQAGMLTTQGFNNNPDVLPIGIAIMAALVLAVLGTLYMLRKLFMGRDVSKDVKISENELSVSVKTAGPRTSIHGNTAEDKGEMKDKGELK
- a CDS encoding YncE family protein — its product is MKISAERRKVEGKKQIFLIEKYAINIRMILSERTYKAIVIGFFLALITSISYNIQDNITHLDLLPSNVTILSNTVPQNGSLNTSFQEINSSQGINITSPTSSSNSEYYASYGSPVSMTLGFNGNLYIVHHGSSSIEIVSPSTMRPVSTISFPYSSYPTFVCYNPSLDEVIVTLSGTNQIAIISPNNQVRFVNTGNSPIAVAYDPVNHDFIVANTGEPNGSFFINDFINSSIYIYNQNFQLLKVISYGFEAPQTIAVSSNGDVFVGFESEDFVSVLNPEFECIKIINSSNDVDQLIYDNYDNTIYGSNLNGCIITINPSSLTSSCIENPLVNISFVMYNYYEKLFSIAALPGNQIVETNEQNSQLVIFSSNNIEFETNVSHPLYVIYDNLNDHIYLTNENNEVIEMTHSGGFEEALNMSS
- a CDS encoding protein kinase domain-containing protein, producing the protein MERSDMSTHRLNCDLTYKVEEEDGDYSTVLIRVKTDVDGVKDDVDKIVMYVDGIISDLRKDGRGEYVTKKKLQPGNHSVYVNISKGLSDTVRTFNVNIRDVSNLELKLNTQLEGDEIRIDIWTKLEDSYIDVYSIRAFVNGTPVNLQRVNQGILRGYHKLSREGRLKVEAFCNYKGRTFSTMSFVEVNASDVIMNASVDNDKIILKLTNSNGFRIDLADMKMFIDDLIINPIKIDQGIYQTSTLSPGRHSIRVKGEFLGKTVDVAKEVEISGQIRSSEFNPNLLLNRRLGNVKLNELISEGGFGYVFRGTDDGEEVAVKILIPDKISSIDRFIDYINSLYKEASYLIQLSANSLGIVRIKKFHLDVNYKMLDNLRGDNLVDLINDPPYLVMELMRGGSLNNYMLSLSSKERKDLAKILIFYVGNALKSLHDIGIVHSDIKPSNILLSSSPSSDSLVTKIINGQIKVKLGDLGSAVKKGESALTYSLYSSFDQMVSVAMTSMKNPNVTKLGVFPEDDVYAFGSTLYFLVNQKVLNNVNIHGNSVDIDKWVAKNYDRFRHANSSNFFTVYNDVMNEALELCEHREVTTDRSQLDELILMMVNCDKRKRPSIDEILRRTSSL
- a CDS encoding NAD(P)/FAD-dependent oxidoreductase yields the protein MTKKKIIVVGGGIAGMGVANTLSEKMKDKAEITVINKEDFYISGPSRPLLLTGEQQYGRIIRGYENVGSKGIKVMTGNVNKVDPDNRKVYVAESTFGNKVSEVSYDYLVLAPGIVFDGSDIVGYDKWWWKNTNVYDPGKVNVLKSKLWSDNEGSVVIYAPKAPYRCAPAPTETAMLAHTVLSNRGVRGKFNIVHIDANDKTQPPFIMDVLKQTYEKAGIQLATNQELSEIAEDYVVTKSGEKYKYTVLALLEPNRAPKFVEEAGLGKGFIDVRSPQDLRHPKYDDILSAGDAAKLPFPKNQEIAFESAMFASNKIMEMEGLTEKVPVQYAFVGWAYMGNLEGKLESWSLQFQLDLTVQPPKPTKDPQLKRDYTLQKDRWEQAYLEKLFGYKAV
- a CDS encoding thermopsin, with product MNWIRIALLLFLSLSPIQAYLASSYSSVTTGDSTLTHDYYLYCNVTVYNGQSVYVQLKASAPVTLMVMNQHQFEEFSQGDKYSSLYREVTQSLDSDFEVLGGEYYVVVYNNVVSVTVSVHLSAHALPIEPLVYHSSLPAPIGLGFYGIVNESGRITGFVTPYQEAIGYATVYSILAYNATPPKGVNPWGSSLQMNAVLQVNTTRGTYVYWLQNVVEFVTDKDAYCIEDNVWNYSSGKSTLTNTSVTGEGYVYFLESRDEYYYASPDIPANYSLPFSVVLYTKLVSITPESINVSFGYNLGSGVVWYDNVTIHQTDTISALLLVNPFNATPSGDPYDLDLVFVGEGNYEYTYFEQMNASLGLQMVLLNGKVVTPSPLYTFGMTGEEADNLRVIDVDGRAFVIPGNNTFWNQVNVKELPELYFRQGGNNPSVSNILSTYGYTLGYLVFFLVVFLIVLSALRRLIRRRRRRKFTTRRFDYRRRGRRFDNRRRNI